GTACCGGCGAGGGGTGGGAGGAGGAAGCGGCATGCAACGGCGCCGAGGTCGAACTGTTCTTCTCCGTCGAGGAGGAGGATCAGAAGCAGGCGCTTGAGTACTGCGGCCGTTGTCAGGTACGCCAGGAGTGCCTCGAGTACGCCATCCGCAACCGTGAGATGTACGGCATCTGGGGAGGCATGCTCGAATCTGATCGCCGCACCCTGATCCGAGACCTTCGCCGCCGGGAACGCGAGGCCCGCGAGCGCCGCAAGCGCGCCAGCGACGCCGCCTGACCGTCCCTGCCCGCACCAGTAGGCGGCCCCGGGCCAGGAGCCCGGGTCGTCACGCCTCTGGGAGCGTGACCGCCACCCGCGACCCTGCCTCGCCCGCAGCCACTGTGACGCCCCGGCTGCGAGGTCACGTCGTGCGGTCCGCGAACCGCAGGGCGGCATCTCGCAGGCACAGCGAGGGCCGGGCCTCCGTGACCTGATAGTGCCTGACCGCGAGTCTGATCGCAGTGCTCTCCGCAGGCCCGACCTCGCCGTGCCGTCCCTGCCGCATCAACGAACAGGAGACGGTGCACATGAACACGATGCCAGCCGGTCGCGTACTTCCTGTCGGTGGTGCATCCTGACGCCGAGCGCCCCAACCGGCTGATCAACCTCGCCTACCTGGGCGGCGCGAGCCTGGCAATCGGGACCCTGGTGCTCGGTGTCGGGCTCCTGGCCGCCGCCTGGACGGCCCAAACGCGTCCCACCGGCTTGCGCTGTGGAGGAGTCAGATCGACATCCATGGGGGATGTGGCGCGTCGATCCGGCCGAGGCTCGACGTGACCTCCCCGAAGCGGGGCGAACGCTGCTGCCAGTCGCGCCACGCGGCATCGAACTCCTCGCGATCCCTCGCGACGAAGTTCCACCACATCTGGATCCGCTCGGGAAACGGCTCCCCGCCGAGCACCAACATCCGAGCTGCGTTCGAGCGGGTCTCGATCGGGAGCTCCTCCACGCCGGTGGGCACCAGAGCCAGCCAACCCGGCTCAACGATCTCGGGTCCGACCCGCACAGAAGCATCAAGCGGCACGACCGCGTGCTCGAACCCGGCCGAGGTCGGCAGCACCGTGCGGCCGCCACGCACCGTCACATCCACGCCGACCAGGGGTGTATCGGTGCGGGCCGGAGAGGTGGCGGCGCCGAAGCTGCCCGCGAACAGCCGCACCGTCGCGCTGCCCTCCTGCATCTCTGGCAGCTGCGCGATGTGCTGGAACGACGGTTCGCCGTGCCGCGTCGCCTCGGGCTGGGCAACCCACATCTGCGCCCCCGAGAACGGCGGGCGTGCAGCCAGCTCGGCGTGCGCGATCCCGTGCCCGGCGGTCATCCAGTTCAGTTGGCCGGGCCGGATGACCTGTTCGGAGCCCAACGAGTCCGTGTGCAGCGCCTCCCCCTGGATCAGCCAGGTCACGGTGGACAAGCCGATGTGGGGATGGGGCCCCACCTCCATCGGATCCGGCTGGTCAGCGTCGGCCGCACCCATCAGATCGACGAAGCACCATGCGCCGACCGTGCGACGACCCTTGGTGGGCAAGACCCGGACCACGCCGAGACCACCCACCGACGTCCGGCGTCCTTCGCGGAGCTCAACTCCGTCGAGTGCCTCGTTGTCGCACTGCTGGTCCCGCTCCCCCACCGGTCCGCTCACCACCACCCCGATCGGTCGCGCCGCACGACGTTATCCGTCGCCGTCGGGAGCGGGAAGCCACCACGCGGATCGATGCCATGCCGACAGCGCAGATCCAGGAGGCAGCGCGTGCTGGGTCGGACGGCCACTGCGCGCAACTGGAACACCACGACGAAGCTCGTCGCCATGATGGGGTCCTGACACCCCGCCGTCCTCGCTCGGGCCGCAGGTCGCCTCGCGGGGTGCGGATGCTCTCGGCGCGCGACGTCGAGCACGCGTGCCAGCGCCGGCAACGTCGGCGAGACGCTCGCTGGGTTGTCACCGCAGCGAAACCTGGTCGTAGTGGCGGCTAAACAGACGGGTGGCACGGTACGGGCGGTCGAGCTTGGCAGAAGGCGGTTGGCAGAAGGCGGTTGGCAGAAGGCGAAGTGTGGAGGGTCTCCGGGTCGGGGTCACGTCGGCCGGCGAGGCTCGCGAGCTGAGCGGTGCCCTCGAGCGTCGCGGGGCGGTGGTGACCTGGGGGCCGACCGTTGAGGGCCGTGTCGCGACTGGCCGGGACCTGCTGGCTCAGATCGATCGTCTGCTCGCGGCCGAGCCATCGTGGGTCGTCGCGTCCACGGGGGTGGGGGTCCGCGCCTGGGCGGAGGTCGCCGAGCGCCACGGCCGGCTCCACCTGTTGGAGGCGACGCTGCGCCGCGCCCGGGTCGTCGCCCGTCGCTCGAAGGCGTTGGGTGCATTGCGGTGGCTGGGCGTTGACCCCGTGTTCGTGTCTGCGCAGGAGACCGACGAGGACGTGGCGACGTGGCTGCGCCAGCGGCTTCTGCCCGGGGACCGGGTCGCTGTCCAGGTCCGTGGGGCTGGTTCGCTCGGTGCGTATCAGCGACTGGTTGACGCCGGCGGCGAGGTCCTTCCGCTCGTCCCGTGCACCTCGGTCCCGCCCGCCGATCTTCGACCGGCGCGGGAGTTGGTCCGCCGAGCCTGCGCCGGCGTCGTCGACGTCGTCGTGTGCACGAGCCCGAGCGCGGCAGGCAACCTGATGCGGATCGCGGCAGATATCGGCGTGGAGGGCGCCCTGGTGACCGCGTTGGGCGAGCGTGTGGCGGCCGCCGCAGTCGGGATGATGACCGCCGCGAGCCTCGAGAACGCTGGCGTCCCCGTCGCGATCATGCCGCCACGCCCCCGCACCGGTGAGCTGGTGGGGGCCCTGGGCGGCTGGGCGGCGAGCGGTCGGCAACTGCCCGTTCCGGCCGTGCGCCTGGACCCCGCGGGTCGGGCCGTCATCGCCGACGGGTGCCGTGTCGAGCTCGGGCACCGGGAATTCGGGGTGCTGGCCGCGCTGGTGCGTCGCCCGCACGTGGCCTGCCGTCTTGATCTCCTGGCCGTGGAAGCCTGGGGCCACCGAGCCCCGGACAACCCCCGGCTGATCAAGCACCAGGTGGGGCGATTGCGGCGCAAGCTCGGCTGTCACGGCCGGTCGATCGAGACCGTGCGAGGCGTCGGTTACCGCTACGCGCCGCCGTCAGCAGGCGGTAGCGGGTGAGGTTCGGCTACCCGGTCAGTCTCGACGTCGCCGGCCGCCGCTGCGTTGTGGTGGGCGGCGGCCCGCTGGCGGCGCAGAAGGCCGATGGTCTGCTCGCAGCCGGCGCTCAGGTTGTCGCGATCGCCGCCCGCCCGTCCCCTGGGCTCCGCGAGGCAGCCGCAGCCGGCCGGATCGAGCTCGTCGCGCGTTGTTTCCGCGCCGGCGACCTGGCGGGCGTCTTCTTGGCCATCGCCACTGGCGAGGATCCGGTCAGCAACATCGAGGTGGCGGCGGAGGCCCGGCGGGAACGGGTCCTGTTCAACGCGCTGGACGACGTCGTCCACTGCGACTTCGCCGCCGCAGCGGTGGTGCGCCGTGGCGAGCTGCGCCTGGCGGTCTCCACCGGGGGAAAGGCTCCGGCGCTGGCCCGGCGGTTGCGCGAGCAACTGGAAGTCCGCTTCGGCGACGAATGGGGCCAGCTCGTCGAGGTCCTCGACGGCGCACGGCGGGCCTGTCTGCCCCGCACCGTCACGTTCAGCGAGTGGCAGCGCCGCTGGGCGACGGCGCTGCGCGATCCGCAACGCCTGGCCGAGCGGCTCGCCGCCGGGGACCGCGAGAGTGTGCGCGACGGCGTGCTGCGGGTGATGCGGACGGGCTCTGGCCCGTCGTGAGCACGTCCAACCCTGCGCGGGACGACGGAGCGCGACTCACCGGTCGCGCGCGACCGGATCGTTACATCCGGATCACGGTGCGGGAACGAGGTCGGAACCTGGGCCGGGCACAGTCCCGCTCACCCGCCAACAGGAGCACCGCATGCCGGTCGCGAACATCCCCGCCGCGAAGCGTGCCGGACTCCCGGTGGACCTCGACCGGCTCACCGCCGAGGGCGACGACTGGCTGAGCCCCGAACAGCGGTACGCCCTCAAGACCCACGGCGTGTGCGCCCAGTCGCAGCCCCAGGTGTTCATGGTCCGGGTGCGCAACGGTGGGGATCTCACGGCCGGCCAGGCGTGCGGCCTTGCGGACATCGCCGAGCGGCACGGTCGGGGCTGGCTGCACCTCACCACCCGCCAGCAGGCCGAACTGCACCACGTCCACGCCACCGAAGTGAACGCCGTGCTCGCCGCCGTCCGCGCCCTCGGGCTGACGACCCGCTCGACGTGCGGTCACACCGTCCGGGGGGTGATGTGGTGCCCCGACGCCGGCGTTGCCCTGGCCGAGCCGTTCGACTGCGCACCCGACGCCCACGCGATCACCGCCGCGGTCCTGGCCCGAACGCCCGACCTGGACACCCAGCTGCCGTCCCGCGTCAACATCCACCTGGGCGGCTGTCCCGCCTGTCGCGACCACGCCCGGCTCAACGACGCCGGGTTGGTCTCCGTGCTGGGCGCGGGTGGTCAGCCTGGCTACGAGCTGTGGGTCGGCGGGAGTCTGGGACGCTCTGTGCCCACCCTAGCGGTGAAGGCCCTGGACTTCGTCCCCCGGGCCCACGCGGTCACGGCGGTCACCGCCCTCCTCGACGTCTACATCGCCCACGGCAACTTCGACCAGCCCAACAAGGCCCGCATGAAGTTCCTGCTGCGCGACCTTGGCGCCGACCGCTTCCTCGACCTGTTCCGCGCCGCGTACGCCCGGACCTGCCGTCGCCCGCACCCGCCGCCACCCCAGGTCGAGGTCTCCGACGCCGACCTGGCCGCGGCGGTGCTGGCCCAGGCTCCCGAGGGCGGCTGGTCGCGTGGGGTCCGCCCCCAGCGCACGCCCGGCCGGGCCGTGGTCACCGTCGAGATCCCCCTCGGAGACCTCGACGCCGACGACCTGCGCGGCCTGGCTGGCCTCGCCGGGCGGTACGCCGACGGCGTGCTGCACCTCACCCGCGACCAGGACATCACCCTGCGACACGTACCGCTCGGGGCCGTCCCCGCTCTGCGCGGCGACCTCGGCGACCTGGGCCTTGCGGTCGCCGGCACCACCGCGGCGCGCGACGTCCGCGCCTGTACCGGAGGTCCGGTGTGCTCGTTGGCGATCACCGCCTCCCAGCAGGTCGCCTGGGCCGTTCGCTCCAGCCCTGCCCTGGCCCGCAACGGCCACCTGAGGGTGTCCGTCTCGGGCTGCCCCAACGCCTGCGCGCAACAGCAGGTGGCCGATGTGGGGTTCTCCGGCGGGAAGGTCCACGTGGGCGGCGGGGCTCAGTTGGGCTACCAGGTGTGGCTGGGCGGCGACATCGCGGCGGGCCGGGTCGGGCAGGTGGTGGGCCGGGTCGCCGAGCGCGACGTGCCAGCGATCACCGAAGCGATCGTCGGGTTGTGGGAGGCGCTGCGGGCCGCCGGCGAGTCGCTGCCCCAGACGGTGACCCGGCTCGGCCCCGACGCGTTCGCGGCGCACATCGACCGGGTCTTCCGGGGCCGCTGGGAGTCGGGCGCCGAGCCAGGACAACGGCCACGCGCTGCAGGCGACACGCCGACAGCCGGCCTCACCCTCGAACCCGACCGGCTCCTACCCCTGGCGGTCGCCTGATGCCAACCCGGCGCAGGCCCGACGCGGTCGTGCTGCCCCTCGACGATCTCCCGG
The sequence above is a segment of the Actinomycetota bacterium genome. Coding sequences within it:
- a CDS encoding nitrite/sulfite reductase — encoded protein: MPVANIPAAKRAGLPVDLDRLTAEGDDWLSPEQRYALKTHGVCAQSQPQVFMVRVRNGGDLTAGQACGLADIAERHGRGWLHLTTRQQAELHHVHATEVNAVLAAVRALGLTTRSTCGHTVRGVMWCPDAGVALAEPFDCAPDAHAITAAVLARTPDLDTQLPSRVNIHLGGCPACRDHARLNDAGLVSVLGAGGQPGYELWVGGSLGRSVPTLAVKALDFVPRAHAVTAVTALLDVYIAHGNFDQPNKARMKFLLRDLGADRFLDLFRAAYARTCRRPHPPPPQVEVSDADLAAAVLAQAPEGGWSRGVRPQRTPGRAVVTVEIPLGDLDADDLRGLAGLAGRYADGVLHLTRDQDITLRHVPLGAVPALRGDLGDLGLAVAGTTAARDVRACTGGPVCSLAITASQQVAWAVRSSPALARNGHLRVSVSGCPNACAQQQVADVGFSGGKVHVGGGAQLGYQVWLGGDIAAGRVGQVVGRVAERDVPAITEAIVGLWEALRAAGESLPQTVTRLGPDAFAAHIDRVFRGRWESGAEPGQRPRAAGDTPTAGLTLEPDRLLPLAVA
- a CDS encoding WhiB family transcriptional regulator — encoded protein: MRAPDVRPRGIGVPKDGFTLFHTREGCQLSSTQALARQLRTGEGWEEEAACNGAEVELFFSVEEEDQKQALEYCGRCQVRQECLEYAIRNREMYGIWGGMLESDRRTLIRDLRRREREARERRKRASDAA
- a CDS encoding uroporphyrinogen-III synthase yields the protein MEGLRVGVTSAGEARELSGALERRGAVVTWGPTVEGRVATGRDLLAQIDRLLAAEPSWVVASTGVGVRAWAEVAERHGRLHLLEATLRRARVVARRSKALGALRWLGVDPVFVSAQETDEDVATWLRQRLLPGDRVAVQVRGAGSLGAYQRLVDAGGEVLPLVPCTSVPPADLRPARELVRRACAGVVDVVVCTSPSAAGNLMRIAADIGVEGALVTALGERVAAAAVGMMTAASLENAGVPVAIMPPRPRTGELVGALGGWAASGRQLPVPAVRLDPAGRAVIADGCRVELGHREFGVLAALVRRPHVACRLDLLAVEAWGHRAPDNPRLIKHQVGRLRRKLGCHGRSIETVRGVGYRYAPPSAGGSG
- a CDS encoding pirin family protein; protein product: MSGPVGERDQQCDNEALDGVELREGRRTSVGGLGVVRVLPTKGRRTVGAWCFVDLMGAADADQPDPMEVGPHPHIGLSTVTWLIQGEALHTDSLGSEQVIRPGQLNWMTAGHGIAHAELAARPPFSGAQMWVAQPEATRHGEPSFQHIAQLPEMQEGSATVRLFAGSFGAATSPARTDTPLVGVDVTVRGGRTVLPTSAGFEHAVVPLDASVRVGPEIVEPGWLALVPTGVEELPIETRSNAARMLVLGGEPFPERIQMWWNFVARDREEFDAAWRDWQQRSPRFGEVTSSLGRIDAPHPPWMSI
- a CDS encoding bifunctional precorrin-2 dehydrogenase/sirohydrochlorin ferrochelatase codes for the protein MRFGYPVSLDVAGRRCVVVGGGPLAAQKADGLLAAGAQVVAIAARPSPGLREAAAAGRIELVARCFRAGDLAGVFLAIATGEDPVSNIEVAAEARRERVLFNALDDVVHCDFAAAAVVRRGELRLAVSTGGKAPALARRLREQLEVRFGDEWGQLVEVLDGARRACLPRTVTFSEWQRRWATALRDPQRLAERLAAGDRESVRDGVLRVMRTGSGPS